TGACGGTATCGGTGACCACGGCTTCGCCTCGCGCCGCCGCCCCAAATGCACGAAGCGCATCGAGCAAACAGCGGTTATCTGCCCCATAAGAGGAAGGCTGAACCAGCACATGACGCGTAAAACCCAGCCACTGCTTAAACGCGCGATAATCGCTGACGGTGGCGTCGGGTAAATTGCGCTTATCGTCCGGCGCATACGGAAAACGCCGGTCAAAAATATGATGGTGGCAGTCACAGCTGTTCGCGGGTAATACGACATCGGGCAGCACGTTAATTCATCACCCGTTTTAATTTATTTACCGCGGACTGCGGGCTACTTAATACCGCGCAGGAAACGGCAGAACTGACCTGCGGGTAAGCGATCTCCATCGAGAAATGCGCCAGCAGAATGGCGTCGGCGTCCTGATGCTGCAGGGCCGCCTCGACAATCAGCTGGTTATGAAGAGGGGCATTGCCAGCATTCAGAGCATCTCGCGCCCCCGGCACCACATAACTGCTCAGCGTGGCATCTACCTGACGCGCCGCCGCCAGCTCCCTGAACTCCTCTTCCATCCCTTTAACCGCAGGCCCGAAGGTGGCGAGCATGACGATATTCCGCCCTTTCCCCAGCGCATCCTCGAACATGGCTTCGTTAGGCTTTAGCACGGGTAAGTCTTTTACCTTCGCGCAGGCCTCAATGGCAGCGCCAAAGGCCGAACAGGTAAACAGCACCGCGGCGGCATCAATGCTGGTGGCATAGTTCACCAGGGCATCAATACGCTGATACAGGCGCGGGGTGAGTATGGATTCTTTTGAGCGATCGACGCTCAGGGCGTCGTCCAGCAGATTGCTGATTTCGGCTTCCGGCCACAGCTGTTTAAAGGTGTCATTGATCGGCGTTACGGCCAGAGGGGTAGCGTGGATCAGGACAATACGTTGACTCATGGCTCTCTCCAGTTAACAGGCTGCCCGGGTTCGGGCAGCCACAACCCCTACTCAGGAGCGAATAGCCGCTGCCACTTTTTCCGCAAAGGCTTTGGTGCCGCATGTGCCGCCCAGATCCGGGGTGCGGGTCGCCGGGTTCTCCAGCACTTCGTCCACTGCACGGCTGATTTCGTCCGCCGCTTTCAGGAACTTCGGCTGGTTATGCTTCTCGGCATACCAGGCCAGCATCATCGCCGCAGAGAGGATCATTGAAACCGGGTTGGCTTTGTCCTGATTTTGAATATCCGGCGCGGAACCGTGTTGTGCCTGAGCACAGCAGTGGGTGTCGCTGGCCATAATGGAACCCGCCAGGCCCAGGCTGCCAGAGAGTTCGCTGGCCAGATCGCTAATAATGTCGCCGTAGAAGTTGGTCGCCACCAGCACGTCGAAGCGTTCCGGGTTACGCACCAGGTGTGCGGTGGAGGCGTCCACCAGCAGGTCATCCAGCTGCACTTCCGGGAACTCTTTTGCTACGGTGCGCACGGCTTCGAGGAACAGACCATCCGTCATATGGAAACTGTTGGCTTTGTGGATAGCCGTCACTTTTTTCCTGCGCTGCATTGCCAGTTCAAAGGCTTTACGCGCGATACGTTCAGAGCAATGGCGGGTGATTTTGCGGGTGGACAGCGCCATATCCGGGCTCGGCATGACCTCTCCCCAGCCGCGGGTCATATTACGATCCGGATAAAAACCTTCCGTGGCCTCACGCATGATCACCAGATCCATGGTTTTGCCCTCTTTCATGTTCGACGTCAGGAACGGACGTGTGCGTGCTGGACGCACGTTCGCATAGAGATCCAGACCGATACGGAAGCCCGCCGAGACGTTACGTCCACCCTTTTCAGGCGCGGGATAGTCCGCGTGTGACTGGGTACCAAGGATGATGCCATCGTAAGTTTTTGCTTTATCCAGAGAGTCCTGGCGGAGCGTGGTGCCATATTTTTCCAGGCTCTTAAAGCCTACGTCTTCGTAATCAAACTCAAAACCCAGGCCGAAGGCTTTATCCAGTGAATTCAGCACTGTTACTGCTGCTGAGGTGATTTCAGGGCCGATACCGTCACATGGCAGAACCAGAATGCGCATAAAAACTCCAATAGGTTGTTTGCTTTCGATTGCATTTTTATATCAATAAATGCATATAGCACAAGGTGATGGCGATCACATTTATCTGATTAATCTTTTTTGATTTAGCATTTTGTTTACCTTTCATGCACTTGCGTACCGTAAATTTTTACCGCACCAAGCGCCTGTCTTCTCTGAACATCCCTTCCATTGGGCCACAAGTGCTCTGATGTCTCAAATAAGGTGAAAAGTGTGATCTTAACCACGCTTTAACAATCATCGTATTTGCATTTATAAATACATAAAAGCAGTATAGCGACATTAACGGGTGTATGAGGAATGAACATGACCAAGTTAGGCGTTATCGCCGATGACTTTACCGGGGCTACCGACATAGCCAGCTTTATGGTCAATGCCGGCTGGAAAGTGGTGCTTTTTAATGGCGTGCCTACGGGCGCATTCGACGCGCAGGATACCGACGCTATTGTGATTGCTCTGAAGAGCCGTTCGATCCCGGTCAACGAGGCGGTGGAGCTGTCATTATCAGCCTCGACGTGGCTGCAGGCCCAGGGGTGCCAGCGACAGCTTTTTAAGTACTGTTCAACTTTTGACTCGACCGCTCAGGGCAATATTGGCCCGGTGACCGATGCCCTGATGAAGTTCCTCAATACCCCGGCGACGCTTGTTTGCCCGGCGGTTCCGGATAATGGCCGCACCATTGTGCATGGCCATCTGTTCGTTAAAGGGGAACTGCTTAATGAGAGCGGCATGGAGCACCATCCCGTCACGCCGATGATGCACTCCTCTCTGAAAAAGCTGATGGAGGCGCAGTCGGTGGGGCTGTGCGGAATGATTAATCTGGATAAGGTGAAAAACCACCCGGAAGAAATAGCGTCTGAGATTGAAAAACAGCTGGCAAACAAGGCCCGTTATTTCATCCTGGACGTGCTCGATAATCAGGATCTGCTGACTGTCGCCCGGGCCACGGCGAACTTCCCGCTTGTCACCGGCGCCGCCGGGCTGGGCTACGCCATTGCCACCCTGGATGAACAACGCGCGTCGTCCGGGAAGCAGTTGATGCACATTGATGCCCGCGGGGCCGGGGTGGTGCTCTCAGGCAGTTGTTCCGCTATGACCAATCAGCAGGTGGATTTCTATCAACAACGCGCCTCCTCCCTGGCACTGGATGTGGAAAAAATCATCCACGATCCCGCTTACCTGGAAACCGTCTCGCAATGGGTTGTCGCCCATGCCGCGGAACCGCTGGCACCGATGGTCTACGCCACCCAGCCGCCGCAAATTATTGAACTTATCCAGAAACACTACGGTGCTGAATTCGTCAGCGACAGGATTGAAACCTTCTTCTCGACGCTGGCCCGGTCGCTGACCCTGGCAGGCTTTAACAAGTTCATTGTCGCAGGAGGCGAAACCTCCGGTGCGGTGACGCAGGGGTTGAACATTGAGGGGATGGTAATCGGTGAGCCGGTCGCGCCTGGCGTGCCCTGGACTCAGGTCCTCAACAAACCGCAGTGGGTCATTCTCAAATCCGGGAACTTCGGCAGCCAGGATTTCTTCCAGAAAGCACAGGAACATTATCATGAGTGAAAAACAGTTAAGAGAGGATATGGTTCGCTATGCACGCTCCATGTTTGAACGCGGATACAGCAGCGGCGGCGCGGGCAATATCAGCCTGAAACTCCCGGACGGTCATATTCTGGCGACGCCGACGAACTCCAGCTTCGGCGATCTCGATGCGGACGCGCTGAGTAAAGTCACCATGCAGGGGGGAGCTCCTGTCCGGGGAGAAAGCCTCAAAAGAGGTGCTGATGCACCTGGCGATGTACCGCCAGCGCCCGCACTGCGGCGGCATCGTCCATCTGCACTCTCCCTGGCTTACCGCCCTGTCGTGCCTGCCGGGTATCGACCCTGAAAATGCCCTGCCGCCAATCACCCCTTATTACGTGATGCGCGTGGGTAAACTGCCCGTGGTGCCTTATATTCGTCCGGGCTCGCCGCTGATTGCTGAGCACGTTGAAAAGCTGGCAGCGGAACATAATGCTATTCTATTAGCTAATCACGGCCCGATTATTTCTGGCAAAAATATCCGCGAGGCGGTATTTAATGCCGAAGAGTTAGAGGAGACGGCAAAACTTTATTTTATGCTCAAGCCTTTTGGCATGAATACCCTGACTCAGGAAAACGTCGACGAACTCAACGCCACATTTAATATGAAATAAATAATAACGAGAAGCCCCTGCGTTAAATTATGACGCAGGGTTAGCCCTGCCTGTGTCACCCAAATTATAATAAGGTCGCTTATGTCTCTTATGCTTATCACCGGGATAGTTATGTTTGTCATATTAACCTGGTGTCTTCTGAAAAACATATTTCCCCCCAGTATCTTATTTATTCTCCTGCCTACCGCTGCCGCCTTAGTGTGTGGTTTCGGTTTTAAAGAGTTAGGCGACTATGTTGCCCAGGGGCTGAAATCGGTGGTGGGAACGGCGACGCTCGTTGCTTTCAGCGCCATGTTTTTCACCCTGATGAAAGAAGCCGGGGTGTTTGACGTGATTGTTCGCTTCATCCTGCGCTTCATTACCCCGTCCACCTTTTCGGTGCTACTCGCGACGCTGGTGATTGCTTCCATTTGCAGTCTTGACGGTAATGCCTACGCCACTCTGCTGGTGACGGTGCCTGCCCTGCTGCCCATTTATGAGAAGATGAACATCAGTAAAAAGACGCTGTTACTGCTGATCACCGTGGGTGTGGGCGTAACAGGGATCACCCCCTGGGGCGGCTCGCTCAACAGAGCGATCGCGGTGACGCATCTGGATATTCTCGACGTCTATTACCGGCTGATCCCGCTGCAGGCCATTCTTTTTGTGTTGGGCGTGATACTTTGCTGGTTTATGGCAAAGATTGAAAACAGAAGCGGCTCGGGTATTTCCCCGGATGAGTTTCACCTTATGCGCGCCGATATGCTCACCTGCAAAACCGATCATAACCCCTGGCTGTTGAAGCTGAATTTTTCCTTAGTCATCGCCACCATCGTTATTCTGGTATCAGGCCTGGTAGCCGGGAATTATCTGTTTATGATCGCTTTCTCGCTGGCGGTCATTATTAATTATCCTGACGCGAAGAAAGCCCAGCAGAAAATTAAAGAGTATGCGCTGACAATATTCCCGGTGATCGTCATCTTCCTGACCATCGGCGTATTCGTTGGCATTCTGCAAAACACCGGCATTATTAAAGTGCTGGTTAACGAGATTGCCGAAATTTTCCCCACCAGCCTGGGGCCCTATCTGTACCTTATTCTCGCGGCCTTCAGCGTGCCAATCGTTATTCTGATAGGTTCCGATGCGTTCTACTTTGCGCTGTTACCTCTCGCGGTCGGCCTGGGCCAGAGCTTCGGCGTATCACCTCTGCACGTGACCATTGCCATGCTTATCACCGAGCAGATTGGCTTGCTGCTGAGCCCGGTGATACCGGCCACGCATCTCGGGCTGAGCCTGCTTAACCTGCGCGTTGATGAACATATCCGTCACTCTATGGCTAAGGTGTGGGTAATGAGTGTCTGCGCCCTTCTCGCTGCTTTGGCGTTCGGGATTATTCCGCTGTAAAGACAGCACTAAAAAGGGGCAGAGGACGATCTGCCCCCGCGTGCGGGTTAAATCAGAAGGTATAAAACGCCCCTACCGTAAGCACAAAATAATCCTCTTTATCCACGACAGGACTATGGCTTACGCGGTTTGCCAGAGTGGTGTATCGCAGGTCTGCGTAACCAGACCAGTTTTGACTAAATGAATGCTGCCAGTTAATACCATAATCGACGCTGGTTAATCCCCAGTCGGCATTAAATTGCCTGAACCCTGTATTCGCACTTTGCTTTTCACTGACACCAAACCAGGTATTATTATACCGCGCATCGCCATAATTTCTGATGGTACTGACGGTGAGGGTGTCGCTGTCATCATTAAACAAAACCACATTCAAACCGATGTTATACAGCACCCCCTGACTTTCCGTCAGCGGTGCAATAATATTCCCTTCAAATCCAATCCAGGGAGCCATCCACCACCCCATGGTGGTTGTTGAGTTTAACGCTGTTTTAATTTTCCCCATGCCTTTAAGATGTTTCGATCCATCCTGCAACCATGAATCATCATCATCCGTGCGTCCCCATGTGTAGCCCAGCGCCTGCCCCAGGTATAAGCCATTATCGAAGGAGTGCGTTATCCCAACACCTTTTTCTGAATTGACGAACCAGGTTCCGTTAGTCCAGTCAAAATAAGGCGCCACCGTAGCATCATATTTATCCGCCCCGATATATTGCGGTGCATATTGCGTTCCAATACCAACGGTAATCTCGGATTTATTTATTTCAGAAGCGGCGTAAGTTACAGAGGGCAATAAAAATAGCGTGGACAGGATGGTATTTAATTCCTTCATAAAACTCCCGGAATGAATTATGCTGCGTAACAGGAACGGGAGTATGCCCACTAATAATCAAGAACTCTGCAAGACTTTATCAAGGTTTAATCAAGGTGCTTATGTGAAACGTGTCTTAATCATTGAAGACGATCTGGATGCAGCCAATGTACTTGAGGCTTATCTCAAACGTGAACAGTTCCAGACATCGATTGCCAGTGACGGGCAGCGTGGTCTGGATCTGATTTTCAGCTGGAAGCCCGATCTCATCCTCCTTGATGTGATGTTGCCCTCCATGAGCGGAA
This Leclercia sp. S52 DNA region includes the following protein-coding sequences:
- a CDS encoding arylsulfatase, producing the protein MSQRIVLIHATPLAVTPINDTFKQLWPEAEISNLLDDALSVDRSKESILTPRLYQRIDALVNYATSIDAAAVLFTCSAFGAAIEACAKVKDLPVLKPNEAMFEDALGKGRNIVMLATFGPAVKGMEEEFRELAAARQVDATLSSYVVPGARDALNAGNAPLHNQLIVEAALQHQDADAILLAHFSMEIAYPQVSSAVSCAVLSSPQSAVNKLKRVMN
- a CDS encoding isocitrate/isopropylmalate dehydrogenase family protein, whose translation is MRILVLPCDGIGPEITSAAVTVLNSLDKAFGLGFEFDYEDVGFKSLEKYGTTLRQDSLDKAKTYDGIILGTQSHADYPAPEKGGRNVSAGFRIGLDLYANVRPARTRPFLTSNMKEGKTMDLVIMREATEGFYPDRNMTRGWGEVMPSPDMALSTRKITRHCSERIARKAFELAMQRRKKVTAIHKANSFHMTDGLFLEAVRTVAKEFPEVQLDDLLVDASTAHLVRNPERFDVLVATNFYGDIISDLASELSGSLGLAGSIMASDTHCCAQAQHGSAPDIQNQDKANPVSMILSAAMMLAWYAEKHNQPKFLKAADEISRAVDEVLENPATRTPDLGGTCGTKAFAEKVAAAIRS
- the otnK gene encoding 3-oxo-tetronate kinase, whose product is MTKLGVIADDFTGATDIASFMVNAGWKVVLFNGVPTGAFDAQDTDAIVIALKSRSIPVNEAVELSLSASTWLQAQGCQRQLFKYCSTFDSTAQGNIGPVTDALMKFLNTPATLVCPAVPDNGRTIVHGHLFVKGELLNESGMEHHPVTPMMHSSLKKLMEAQSVGLCGMINLDKVKNHPEEIASEIEKQLANKARYFILDVLDNQDLLTVARATANFPLVTGAAGLGYAIATLDEQRASSGKQLMHIDARGAGVVLSGSCSAMTNQQVDFYQQRASSLALDVEKIIHDPAYLETVSQWVVAHAAEPLAPMVYATQPPQIIELIQKHYGAEFVSDRIETFFSTLARSLTLAGFNKFIVAGGETSGAVTQGLNIEGMVIGEPVAPGVPWTQVLNKPQWVILKSGNFGSQDFFQKAQEHYHE
- a CDS encoding SLC13 family permease, which gives rise to MRSLMSLMLITGIVMFVILTWCLLKNIFPPSILFILLPTAAALVCGFGFKELGDYVAQGLKSVVGTATLVAFSAMFFTLMKEAGVFDVIVRFILRFITPSTFSVLLATLVIASICSLDGNAYATLLVTVPALLPIYEKMNISKKTLLLLITVGVGVTGITPWGGSLNRAIAVTHLDILDVYYRLIPLQAILFVLGVILCWFMAKIENRSGSGISPDEFHLMRADMLTCKTDHNPWLLKLNFSLVIATIVILVSGLVAGNYLFMIAFSLAVIINYPDAKKAQQKIKEYALTIFPVIVIFLTIGVFVGILQNTGIIKVLVNEIAEIFPTSLGPYLYLILAAFSVPIVILIGSDAFYFALLPLAVGLGQSFGVSPLHVTIAMLITEQIGLLLSPVIPATHLGLSLLNLRVDEHIRHSMAKVWVMSVCALLAALAFGIIPL
- a CDS encoding MipA/OmpV family protein; its protein translation is MKELNTILSTLFLLPSVTYAASEINKSEITVGIGTQYAPQYIGADKYDATVAPYFDWTNGTWFVNSEKGVGITHSFDNGLYLGQALGYTWGRTDDDDSWLQDGSKHLKGMGKIKTALNSTTTMGWWMAPWIGFEGNIIAPLTESQGVLYNIGLNVVLFNDDSDTLTVSTIRNYGDARYNNTWFGVSEKQSANTGFRQFNADWGLTSVDYGINWQHSFSQNWSGYADLRYTTLANRVSHSPVVDKEDYFVLTVGAFYTF